A stretch of Salvelinus alpinus chromosome 4, SLU_Salpinus.1, whole genome shotgun sequence DNA encodes these proteins:
- the LOC139574819 gene encoding mothers against decapentaplegic homolog 5-like isoform X2 gives MIIFLYNIFLYTNCSWAIPQEQSDGSTLDLYPGCSHLIIWYGPNQRDRTREGEEEGDNSTMTSMSSLFSFTSPAVKRLLGWKQGDEEEKWAEKAVDALVKKLKKKKGAMEDLEKALSSPGQPSKCVTIPRSLDGRLQVSHRKGLPHVIYCRVWRWPDLQSHHELKPLEVCDYPFGSKQKEVCINPYHYKRVESPVLPPVLVPRHSEFNPQHSLLVQFRNMTHNEPHMPLNATFPESFQQHSGGSVTSFPISPNSPYPPSPASSGGVGTYPNSPASSGPSSPFQLPGRSDTPPPAYMPPDEQMGQEGSMETSSSVPRNMPSGDVQPVEYEEPSHWCSIVYYELNNRVGEAYHASSTSVLVDGFTDPSNNKNRFCLGLLSNVNRNSTIENTRRHIGKGVHLYYVGGEVYAECLSDTSIFVQSRNCNYHHGFHPTTVCKIPSGCSLKIFNNQEFAQLLAQSVNHGFEAVYELTKMCTIRMSFVKGWGAEYHRQDVTSTPCWIEVHLHGPLQWLDKVLTQMGSPLNPISSVS, from the exons ATGATAATTTTTCTTTACAATATATTTCTTTACACAAACTGCTCATGGGCAATTCCACAGGAACAGAGTGATg GTTCCACACTAGACCTTTACCCAGGCTGTAGCCACCTCATCATATGGTACGGACctaaccagagagacagaacaagagagggagaagaggagggagataaTAG CACCATGACCTCTATGTCCAGCCTGTTCTCCTTCACCAGTCCAGCTGTGAAGCGTCTGCTGGGGTGGAAGCAGGGGGACGAGGAGGAGAAATGGGCTGAGAAGGCTGTTGACGCCCTGgtcaagaaactgaagaagaagaagggagCCATGGAGGACCTGGAGAAAGCCCTCAGCAGCCCAGGGCAACCCA GTAAGTGTGTGACCATCCCTCGGTCTCTGGACGGTCGTCTCCAGGTATCCCATCGTAAAGGTCTCCCCCACGTTATCTACTGCAGAGTGTGGAGGTGGCCCGACCTACAGTCTCACCACGAGCTCAAACCTCTGGAGGTGTGTGACTACCCCTTCGGCTCCAAGCAGAAGGAGGTCTGCATTAACCCCTACCACTACAAGAGAGTCGAGAGCCCAG TGCTGCCTCCGGTGTTGGTGCCTCGCCACAGTGAGTTCAACCCCCAACACAGCCTCCTGGTCCAGTTCAGGAACATGACTCACAACGAGCCCCACATGCCCCTGAACGCCACCTTCCCAGAGTCCTTCCAGCAGCACAGCGGGGGCAGCGTCACCTCCTTCCCGATCTCCCCCAACTCCCCCTACCCTCCCTCCCCAGCCTCCAGCGGAGGGGTGGGCACCTACCCCAACTCTCCTGCCAGCTCCGGGCCCTCCAGCCCCTTCCAGCTTCCAGGTAGAT CTGATACCCCACCCCCGGCTTACATGCCCCCTGACGAGCAGATGGGACAGGAGGGGTCCATGGAGACCAGCAGCAGCGTGCCCAGGAACATGCCTAGTGGGG aTGTGCAGCCAGTGGAGTATGAGGAACCGAGCCACTGGTGCAGTATTGTGTACTATGAGTTGAACAACAGAGTGGGTGAGGCCTACCATGCCTCTTCTACCAGTGTTCTGGTGGACGGCTTCACCGACCCCTCCAACAACAAGAACCGCTTCTGCCTGGGGTTGCTCTCCAACGTCAACCGCAACTCGACCATAGAGAACACACGCCGCCACATTGGCAAAG gcgTCCACCTGTACTATGTAGGAGGTGAGGTGTATGCAGAGTGTCTGAGTGACACCAGTATCTTCGTTCAGAGCCGAAACTGTAACTACCACCATGGTTTCCACCCCACCACGGTGTGTAAGATCCCTAGTGGCTGCAGTCTGAAGATCTTTAACAACCAGGAATTTGCTCAGCTACTGGCCCAGTCTGTGAACCATGGCTTTGAGGCTGTCTACGAACTGACCAAGATGTGCACCATCCGCATGAGCTTTGTAAAG GGCTGGGGAGCTGAGTATCACAGACAAGATGTCACCAGCACCCCCTGTTGGATAGAAGTGCACCTTCACGGCCCTCTGCAGTGGCTGGATAAAGTGCTGACACAGATGGGCTCTCCTCTCAACCCCATCTCTTCAGTGTCTTAA
- the LOC139574819 gene encoding mothers against decapentaplegic homolog 5-like isoform X3, translating to MIIFLYNIFLYTNCSWAIPQEQSDGSTLDLYPGCSHLIIWYGPNQRDRTREGEEEGDNSSTMTSMSSLFSFTSPAVKRLLGWKQGDEEEKWAEKAVDALVKKLKKKKGAMEDLEKALSSPGQPSKCVTIPRSLDGRLQVSHRKGLPHVIYCRVWRWPDLQSHHELKPLEVCDYPFGSKQKEVCINPYHYKRVESPVLPPVLVPRHSEFNPQHSLLVQFRNMTHNEPHMPLNATFPESFQQHSGGSVTSFPISPNSPYPPSPASSGGVGTYPNSPASSGPSSPFQLPADTPPPAYMPPDEQMGQEGSMETSSSVPRNMPSGDVQPVEYEEPSHWCSIVYYELNNRVGEAYHASSTSVLVDGFTDPSNNKNRFCLGLLSNVNRNSTIENTRRHIGKGVHLYYVGGEVYAECLSDTSIFVQSRNCNYHHGFHPTTVCKIPSGCSLKIFNNQEFAQLLAQSVNHGFEAVYELTKMCTIRMSFVKGWGAEYHRQDVTSTPCWIEVHLHGPLQWLDKVLTQMGSPLNPISSVS from the exons ATGATAATTTTTCTTTACAATATATTTCTTTACACAAACTGCTCATGGGCAATTCCACAGGAACAGAGTGATg GTTCCACACTAGACCTTTACCCAGGCTGTAGCCACCTCATCATATGGTACGGACctaaccagagagacagaacaagagagggagaagaggagggagataaTAG CAGCACCATGACCTCTATGTCCAGCCTGTTCTCCTTCACCAGTCCAGCTGTGAAGCGTCTGCTGGGGTGGAAGCAGGGGGACGAGGAGGAGAAATGGGCTGAGAAGGCTGTTGACGCCCTGgtcaagaaactgaagaagaagaagggagCCATGGAGGACCTGGAGAAAGCCCTCAGCAGCCCAGGGCAACCCA GTAAGTGTGTGACCATCCCTCGGTCTCTGGACGGTCGTCTCCAGGTATCCCATCGTAAAGGTCTCCCCCACGTTATCTACTGCAGAGTGTGGAGGTGGCCCGACCTACAGTCTCACCACGAGCTCAAACCTCTGGAGGTGTGTGACTACCCCTTCGGCTCCAAGCAGAAGGAGGTCTGCATTAACCCCTACCACTACAAGAGAGTCGAGAGCCCAG TGCTGCCTCCGGTGTTGGTGCCTCGCCACAGTGAGTTCAACCCCCAACACAGCCTCCTGGTCCAGTTCAGGAACATGACTCACAACGAGCCCCACATGCCCCTGAACGCCACCTTCCCAGAGTCCTTCCAGCAGCACAGCGGGGGCAGCGTCACCTCCTTCCCGATCTCCCCCAACTCCCCCTACCCTCCCTCCCCAGCCTCCAGCGGAGGGGTGGGCACCTACCCCAACTCTCCTGCCAGCTCCGGGCCCTCCAGCCCCTTCCAGCTTCCAG CTGATACCCCACCCCCGGCTTACATGCCCCCTGACGAGCAGATGGGACAGGAGGGGTCCATGGAGACCAGCAGCAGCGTGCCCAGGAACATGCCTAGTGGGG aTGTGCAGCCAGTGGAGTATGAGGAACCGAGCCACTGGTGCAGTATTGTGTACTATGAGTTGAACAACAGAGTGGGTGAGGCCTACCATGCCTCTTCTACCAGTGTTCTGGTGGACGGCTTCACCGACCCCTCCAACAACAAGAACCGCTTCTGCCTGGGGTTGCTCTCCAACGTCAACCGCAACTCGACCATAGAGAACACACGCCGCCACATTGGCAAAG gcgTCCACCTGTACTATGTAGGAGGTGAGGTGTATGCAGAGTGTCTGAGTGACACCAGTATCTTCGTTCAGAGCCGAAACTGTAACTACCACCATGGTTTCCACCCCACCACGGTGTGTAAGATCCCTAGTGGCTGCAGTCTGAAGATCTTTAACAACCAGGAATTTGCTCAGCTACTGGCCCAGTCTGTGAACCATGGCTTTGAGGCTGTCTACGAACTGACCAAGATGTGCACCATCCGCATGAGCTTTGTAAAG GGCTGGGGAGCTGAGTATCACAGACAAGATGTCACCAGCACCCCCTGTTGGATAGAAGTGCACCTTCACGGCCCTCTGCAGTGGCTGGATAAAGTGCTGACACAGATGGGCTCTCCTCTCAACCCCATCTCTTCAGTGTCTTAA
- the LOC139574819 gene encoding mothers against decapentaplegic homolog 5-like isoform X1 → MIIFLYNIFLYTNCSWAIPQEQSDGSTLDLYPGCSHLIIWYGPNQRDRTREGEEEGDNSSTMTSMSSLFSFTSPAVKRLLGWKQGDEEEKWAEKAVDALVKKLKKKKGAMEDLEKALSSPGQPSKCVTIPRSLDGRLQVSHRKGLPHVIYCRVWRWPDLQSHHELKPLEVCDYPFGSKQKEVCINPYHYKRVESPVLPPVLVPRHSEFNPQHSLLVQFRNMTHNEPHMPLNATFPESFQQHSGGSVTSFPISPNSPYPPSPASSGGVGTYPNSPASSGPSSPFQLPGRSDTPPPAYMPPDEQMGQEGSMETSSSVPRNMPSGDVQPVEYEEPSHWCSIVYYELNNRVGEAYHASSTSVLVDGFTDPSNNKNRFCLGLLSNVNRNSTIENTRRHIGKGVHLYYVGGEVYAECLSDTSIFVQSRNCNYHHGFHPTTVCKIPSGCSLKIFNNQEFAQLLAQSVNHGFEAVYELTKMCTIRMSFVKGWGAEYHRQDVTSTPCWIEVHLHGPLQWLDKVLTQMGSPLNPISSVS, encoded by the exons ATGATAATTTTTCTTTACAATATATTTCTTTACACAAACTGCTCATGGGCAATTCCACAGGAACAGAGTGATg GTTCCACACTAGACCTTTACCCAGGCTGTAGCCACCTCATCATATGGTACGGACctaaccagagagacagaacaagagagggagaagaggagggagataaTAG CAGCACCATGACCTCTATGTCCAGCCTGTTCTCCTTCACCAGTCCAGCTGTGAAGCGTCTGCTGGGGTGGAAGCAGGGGGACGAGGAGGAGAAATGGGCTGAGAAGGCTGTTGACGCCCTGgtcaagaaactgaagaagaagaagggagCCATGGAGGACCTGGAGAAAGCCCTCAGCAGCCCAGGGCAACCCA GTAAGTGTGTGACCATCCCTCGGTCTCTGGACGGTCGTCTCCAGGTATCCCATCGTAAAGGTCTCCCCCACGTTATCTACTGCAGAGTGTGGAGGTGGCCCGACCTACAGTCTCACCACGAGCTCAAACCTCTGGAGGTGTGTGACTACCCCTTCGGCTCCAAGCAGAAGGAGGTCTGCATTAACCCCTACCACTACAAGAGAGTCGAGAGCCCAG TGCTGCCTCCGGTGTTGGTGCCTCGCCACAGTGAGTTCAACCCCCAACACAGCCTCCTGGTCCAGTTCAGGAACATGACTCACAACGAGCCCCACATGCCCCTGAACGCCACCTTCCCAGAGTCCTTCCAGCAGCACAGCGGGGGCAGCGTCACCTCCTTCCCGATCTCCCCCAACTCCCCCTACCCTCCCTCCCCAGCCTCCAGCGGAGGGGTGGGCACCTACCCCAACTCTCCTGCCAGCTCCGGGCCCTCCAGCCCCTTCCAGCTTCCAGGTAGAT CTGATACCCCACCCCCGGCTTACATGCCCCCTGACGAGCAGATGGGACAGGAGGGGTCCATGGAGACCAGCAGCAGCGTGCCCAGGAACATGCCTAGTGGGG aTGTGCAGCCAGTGGAGTATGAGGAACCGAGCCACTGGTGCAGTATTGTGTACTATGAGTTGAACAACAGAGTGGGTGAGGCCTACCATGCCTCTTCTACCAGTGTTCTGGTGGACGGCTTCACCGACCCCTCCAACAACAAGAACCGCTTCTGCCTGGGGTTGCTCTCCAACGTCAACCGCAACTCGACCATAGAGAACACACGCCGCCACATTGGCAAAG gcgTCCACCTGTACTATGTAGGAGGTGAGGTGTATGCAGAGTGTCTGAGTGACACCAGTATCTTCGTTCAGAGCCGAAACTGTAACTACCACCATGGTTTCCACCCCACCACGGTGTGTAAGATCCCTAGTGGCTGCAGTCTGAAGATCTTTAACAACCAGGAATTTGCTCAGCTACTGGCCCAGTCTGTGAACCATGGCTTTGAGGCTGTCTACGAACTGACCAAGATGTGCACCATCCGCATGAGCTTTGTAAAG GGCTGGGGAGCTGAGTATCACAGACAAGATGTCACCAGCACCCCCTGTTGGATAGAAGTGCACCTTCACGGCCCTCTGCAGTGGCTGGATAAAGTGCTGACACAGATGGGCTCTCCTCTCAACCCCATCTCTTCAGTGTCTTAA
- the LOC139574819 gene encoding mothers against decapentaplegic homolog 5-like isoform X5 has translation MTSMSSLFSFTSPAVKRLLGWKQGDEEEKWAEKAVDALVKKLKKKKGAMEDLEKALSSPGQPSKCVTIPRSLDGRLQVSHRKGLPHVIYCRVWRWPDLQSHHELKPLEVCDYPFGSKQKEVCINPYHYKRVESPVLPPVLVPRHSEFNPQHSLLVQFRNMTHNEPHMPLNATFPESFQQHSGGSVTSFPISPNSPYPPSPASSGGVGTYPNSPASSGPSSPFQLPADTPPPAYMPPDEQMGQEGSMETSSSVPRNMPSGDVQPVEYEEPSHWCSIVYYELNNRVGEAYHASSTSVLVDGFTDPSNNKNRFCLGLLSNVNRNSTIENTRRHIGKGVHLYYVGGEVYAECLSDTSIFVQSRNCNYHHGFHPTTVCKIPSGCSLKIFNNQEFAQLLAQSVNHGFEAVYELTKMCTIRMSFVKGWGAEYHRQDVTSTPCWIEVHLHGPLQWLDKVLTQMGSPLNPISSVS, from the exons ATGACCTCTATGTCCAGCCTGTTCTCCTTCACCAGTCCAGCTGTGAAGCGTCTGCTGGGGTGGAAGCAGGGGGACGAGGAGGAGAAATGGGCTGAGAAGGCTGTTGACGCCCTGgtcaagaaactgaagaagaagaagggagCCATGGAGGACCTGGAGAAAGCCCTCAGCAGCCCAGGGCAACCCA GTAAGTGTGTGACCATCCCTCGGTCTCTGGACGGTCGTCTCCAGGTATCCCATCGTAAAGGTCTCCCCCACGTTATCTACTGCAGAGTGTGGAGGTGGCCCGACCTACAGTCTCACCACGAGCTCAAACCTCTGGAGGTGTGTGACTACCCCTTCGGCTCCAAGCAGAAGGAGGTCTGCATTAACCCCTACCACTACAAGAGAGTCGAGAGCCCAG TGCTGCCTCCGGTGTTGGTGCCTCGCCACAGTGAGTTCAACCCCCAACACAGCCTCCTGGTCCAGTTCAGGAACATGACTCACAACGAGCCCCACATGCCCCTGAACGCCACCTTCCCAGAGTCCTTCCAGCAGCACAGCGGGGGCAGCGTCACCTCCTTCCCGATCTCCCCCAACTCCCCCTACCCTCCCTCCCCAGCCTCCAGCGGAGGGGTGGGCACCTACCCCAACTCTCCTGCCAGCTCCGGGCCCTCCAGCCCCTTCCAGCTTCCAG CTGATACCCCACCCCCGGCTTACATGCCCCCTGACGAGCAGATGGGACAGGAGGGGTCCATGGAGACCAGCAGCAGCGTGCCCAGGAACATGCCTAGTGGGG aTGTGCAGCCAGTGGAGTATGAGGAACCGAGCCACTGGTGCAGTATTGTGTACTATGAGTTGAACAACAGAGTGGGTGAGGCCTACCATGCCTCTTCTACCAGTGTTCTGGTGGACGGCTTCACCGACCCCTCCAACAACAAGAACCGCTTCTGCCTGGGGTTGCTCTCCAACGTCAACCGCAACTCGACCATAGAGAACACACGCCGCCACATTGGCAAAG gcgTCCACCTGTACTATGTAGGAGGTGAGGTGTATGCAGAGTGTCTGAGTGACACCAGTATCTTCGTTCAGAGCCGAAACTGTAACTACCACCATGGTTTCCACCCCACCACGGTGTGTAAGATCCCTAGTGGCTGCAGTCTGAAGATCTTTAACAACCAGGAATTTGCTCAGCTACTGGCCCAGTCTGTGAACCATGGCTTTGAGGCTGTCTACGAACTGACCAAGATGTGCACCATCCGCATGAGCTTTGTAAAG GGCTGGGGAGCTGAGTATCACAGACAAGATGTCACCAGCACCCCCTGTTGGATAGAAGTGCACCTTCACGGCCCTCTGCAGTGGCTGGATAAAGTGCTGACACAGATGGGCTCTCCTCTCAACCCCATCTCTTCAGTGTCTTAA
- the LOC139574819 gene encoding mothers against decapentaplegic homolog 5-like isoform X4, with amino-acid sequence MTSMSSLFSFTSPAVKRLLGWKQGDEEEKWAEKAVDALVKKLKKKKGAMEDLEKALSSPGQPSKCVTIPRSLDGRLQVSHRKGLPHVIYCRVWRWPDLQSHHELKPLEVCDYPFGSKQKEVCINPYHYKRVESPVLPPVLVPRHSEFNPQHSLLVQFRNMTHNEPHMPLNATFPESFQQHSGGSVTSFPISPNSPYPPSPASSGGVGTYPNSPASSGPSSPFQLPGRSDTPPPAYMPPDEQMGQEGSMETSSSVPRNMPSGDVQPVEYEEPSHWCSIVYYELNNRVGEAYHASSTSVLVDGFTDPSNNKNRFCLGLLSNVNRNSTIENTRRHIGKGVHLYYVGGEVYAECLSDTSIFVQSRNCNYHHGFHPTTVCKIPSGCSLKIFNNQEFAQLLAQSVNHGFEAVYELTKMCTIRMSFVKGWGAEYHRQDVTSTPCWIEVHLHGPLQWLDKVLTQMGSPLNPISSVS; translated from the exons ATGACCTCTATGTCCAGCCTGTTCTCCTTCACCAGTCCAGCTGTGAAGCGTCTGCTGGGGTGGAAGCAGGGGGACGAGGAGGAGAAATGGGCTGAGAAGGCTGTTGACGCCCTGgtcaagaaactgaagaagaagaagggagCCATGGAGGACCTGGAGAAAGCCCTCAGCAGCCCAGGGCAACCCA GTAAGTGTGTGACCATCCCTCGGTCTCTGGACGGTCGTCTCCAGGTATCCCATCGTAAAGGTCTCCCCCACGTTATCTACTGCAGAGTGTGGAGGTGGCCCGACCTACAGTCTCACCACGAGCTCAAACCTCTGGAGGTGTGTGACTACCCCTTCGGCTCCAAGCAGAAGGAGGTCTGCATTAACCCCTACCACTACAAGAGAGTCGAGAGCCCAG TGCTGCCTCCGGTGTTGGTGCCTCGCCACAGTGAGTTCAACCCCCAACACAGCCTCCTGGTCCAGTTCAGGAACATGACTCACAACGAGCCCCACATGCCCCTGAACGCCACCTTCCCAGAGTCCTTCCAGCAGCACAGCGGGGGCAGCGTCACCTCCTTCCCGATCTCCCCCAACTCCCCCTACCCTCCCTCCCCAGCCTCCAGCGGAGGGGTGGGCACCTACCCCAACTCTCCTGCCAGCTCCGGGCCCTCCAGCCCCTTCCAGCTTCCAGGTAGAT CTGATACCCCACCCCCGGCTTACATGCCCCCTGACGAGCAGATGGGACAGGAGGGGTCCATGGAGACCAGCAGCAGCGTGCCCAGGAACATGCCTAGTGGGG aTGTGCAGCCAGTGGAGTATGAGGAACCGAGCCACTGGTGCAGTATTGTGTACTATGAGTTGAACAACAGAGTGGGTGAGGCCTACCATGCCTCTTCTACCAGTGTTCTGGTGGACGGCTTCACCGACCCCTCCAACAACAAGAACCGCTTCTGCCTGGGGTTGCTCTCCAACGTCAACCGCAACTCGACCATAGAGAACACACGCCGCCACATTGGCAAAG gcgTCCACCTGTACTATGTAGGAGGTGAGGTGTATGCAGAGTGTCTGAGTGACACCAGTATCTTCGTTCAGAGCCGAAACTGTAACTACCACCATGGTTTCCACCCCACCACGGTGTGTAAGATCCCTAGTGGCTGCAGTCTGAAGATCTTTAACAACCAGGAATTTGCTCAGCTACTGGCCCAGTCTGTGAACCATGGCTTTGAGGCTGTCTACGAACTGACCAAGATGTGCACCATCCGCATGAGCTTTGTAAAG GGCTGGGGAGCTGAGTATCACAGACAAGATGTCACCAGCACCCCCTGTTGGATAGAAGTGCACCTTCACGGCCCTCTGCAGTGGCTGGATAAAGTGCTGACACAGATGGGCTCTCCTCTCAACCCCATCTCTTCAGTGTCTTAA